Proteins encoded by one window of Papio anubis isolate 15944 chromosome 7, Panubis1.0, whole genome shotgun sequence:
- the C7H14orf180 gene encoding nutritionally-regulated adipose and cardiac enriched protein homolog, with protein MRTAALSPDSRPETRHQTRKNEEAAWGPRACRAEREDKKCPPSILKRSRPEHHRPGAEPQRTSRHVRFQEPPAVTVHYIADRNTTATIRVPGRPRPHSGSLLLRLCVCVLLLLALGLYCGRAKPVATALEDLRARLFSLVLHLQHAALTCWHGLLRL; from the exons ATGAGGACTGCAGCCTTGAGCCCTGACTCCCGGCCAGAGACACGACATCAGACCAGAAAGAATGAGGAGGCCGCGTGGGGCCCACGGGCATGCAGGGCAGAGAGG GAGGACAAGAAGTGCCCCCCCTCCATCCTGAAAAGGAGCCGGCCGGAGCATCACCGCCCAGGGGCCGAGCCCCAGAGGACCTCGAGGCATGTGCGGTTCCAAGAGCCCCCAGCAGTGACCGTCCACT ACATTGCTGACAGGAACACCACGGCCACTATCAGGG TGCCCGGCAGGCCCAGGCCACACAGCGGCTCCCTGCTCCTGCGGCTGTGCGTGTGCGTCCTTCTCCTGCTGGCCCTGGGCCTGTACTGCGGCCGGGCCAAGCCCGTGGCAACGGCACTGGAGGACCTGCGGGCCCGGCTCTTCAGCCTTGTCCTGCACCTGCAGCACGCGGCCCTCACCTGCTGGCACGGCCTCCTGCGGCTCTGA